The Saimiri boliviensis isolate mSaiBol1 chromosome 10, mSaiBol1.pri, whole genome shotgun sequence genomic sequence AGAAGTTCAGGAGAAGGGTTTAGACTTGTGGACTCTGGAAATTCTTACCTAGGGCCCATTCCAAGTGAATTTTGAATTGTACTTCCCTTCTGACAtcctctttttaaagttttatcaaaAATTGTATGCTGGCTCTATGCTGCCATGGATGAAAATGAATTAACCTAAATGTGGACTCCCTATAATACAGTGGATGAGAGACTTGGAGCCAGACACAGGAGACAAACTCCTCCACTGCTTTTTAGCTGAAAAATCAGTTGAGGTAAATTAATTAGTATAGGTGAGAAATCCACAATAACCAGATGCAAGTAGTAGAAATGGGAATGGAAAGACATGGATTAAAAGGAGATTGATAGCTAATCCTAAGTGGGACAcaggagaatttttttaatgtccctGAAATTTCTACCTAGGACAACTAAATAAATTGCTGTCACCTGAAACAGGAACTAAGAGGAAGGTCATGTGTTTAGCAGGTATAATAATAGTGATAGAAGGGAATGAATGTTTATATCGCTctgaatacataataaatatgcatAGAAACAACTGAAGTGAGGTATCCTAAACATATATTATCTACACACACGCGCGCGCTGTGGTAAAGGTGAGGAAGGACGTGATTTCAGTATGCACATGCTTAACTTATGTATATCATAAAAAATCAGGCTATGGAAGAGAGGAAGAATGCTATATgcatctgatttttattttttattttcacacatCTGGGGATACAAGTGCAGttgtgttacatggatatattgtgtagtggtggtgaagtctgggcaTTCAGTGTagccatcacccaaatagtgtacactgtacccaacagGTAGTATTTCATCTctcacccttctcccaccctttCATCTTTTGAAGTCACCAGTGGCTATGATTCCACtctatatgtccatgtgtattcATTGCTTAGCTTCTACTTAGAAGTGAGAATACAGGCATTAGATTTGATCTGGGTCCTGACACTTAattcaaaaagagaaacaagGTAAATTACTGTTGTAAACTTACCCATTTCTTATTATTAGTATCTCTTAAAAGTGTCTAATCATTAATTATCTGAAGTACTTACTTCAAATAGAGATCACTGGCTCCTCTCCTGATGATTCTGATTTGGGGGGTCTGAAATACGAGGAACCAGGAATCTATACATTTACAAGCTTTAAGAGGTGATTCTCATCCTTAGCCAAGTTTGAAAAACCATAATTAAAGGCAAAGTTCCCAGAGCCTCTAGTGCCTCGGTAATTTTTTCATGGTACCTCAGGCCAAAATAAATATCCCAAATTTCTATTTATGAAGTTGATAGATCCAAACTTGATAGTTGTAGTTGTTAATAAAGTCCAACAGATGTCACTGTGTttccctcaaaaagttaaactaTCCCACAGAACCCCTAGGAATTCCGAGGCCCCCAGGGCACCGAGGCACTGTTTATAAGCTACAGCCTAAAGGGAAATTTCTTCTGGcatagtatataaataaaatctctgAATGAGCCTTCTATAAGATCATGCAACAAAGTGAACTTTGTGTCTCACAAATTCGATTGCTTTTAATAGCATTTGTTGCTgttttcatatgatttttatatatagaacAGGCATACTACACGTTTTTCTACAGAGGcagaaagcaaatttattttgtatgtgtggGTTGTGGGGGGCACAGATGACTTGATTGCATATTCTTTTCTTATCCATTCTCTTGCAACCCTTTAAACACATAAAAACTATTCTTATCTCCTGAATTTGATCtacaggctgtagtttgccagCCACTACTGTAGTTTTACAacctagggcaggcgtccccaaactgcggccccctgaggccatttatccagctcccctgccgcacttcaggaaggggcacctctttcattggtggtcagtgagaggagcacagtatgtggtggccctccgacggtctgagggacagtgaactggccccctgtgtaaaaattcTGGGGACACCTGAGTCCTAGGGTATAACATTACAGTGCAATTCAGTGAGGGTGATTCTGCAAGACTGGAAGCCCTcaatgtttctgttttccttttttccctttttgctcCAGGGAAGACTGTGCAAGGAATACTTGAAGGGCCTACTGATTTCAGAACTACTGTAAACCGAGGGTTACCACAGAATTTTCTTGCTCAGAATTCTTGATTTAAGGAGAATCTGCAAGCTATTCCAGTTTAATAAAGAATCTCTGCTGAATttccaagaaaaggaaataggtTATTGCAATAAGCCCTTTAACACTTATTTGCTGATTATGTGAATGGCTAATGAGATTCCACAATCTTTAATAAGGCCATCCTTAGTTTATAGTAGATTCATGTTTACAGAATATGCTGTATTTCTAGCTCTTATTCCCAAAATCAGTGTGCTGTCTTGAAATTATGCATTGTACTTAAACCTTGTATTTCACGtcggttatttatttatttatttaatgagacagagtttttctcttgttgcccaggctggagtgcaatggcgtgaccccagctcactgcaacctctgcctccttggctcaaacgattctcctgcctcagcctcctgagtagctaggattgcaggcacccaccaccacacccagataatcttttctatttttagtagagatggagtttccccatattggcaaggctggtctcgacttTTTAGAGAATCCAGTataacaattctgcatgttcctATGCTAGTAACAAAAGAGATAAATATCACTGGCAATAGCGGTCTTGAGAAAAACTAAGATATTTCTTGAGGACTCCTAcccatatttaaaaagaaaaaagtacacttttttaaaaagtgtaccaTATAGACTCTTCCAAGTTACAGTCTCTTGCAGCCTCCAGCAAAAAGATGTTTTTTGATGAAAGCTTTCCTACAACTTTAAGTCATTATTTCTTTTGCACATTGTCATAAGCATCCTGAAATTATTGctgataaaattttataaatttatatatccatttacttaatttttctccCATAGAGATTCCAATATTTCACAAAGCAGGGACAGTGCGTTTGGCTCACCTCTATCTCCAAGCACACAGAATTGTGtctagtaggtgttcaataaatatttgtgaacttAACTGATCAAAGACAAAATTACGTTTAATCTGAATCATCCAGTGAAAAGCATGCATTTGATGACTAGTAGACTTAGATTAACAGTTCCAGGACCACCACTAATTTTGCTTGGGTCATTAGAAACACCCCTTTAGGGCTTCTGCAGGAAATATCCTATCTGCTTGACCTCCCTTTCTGTTATATGCCTTTGCCACTCCACTCTGATGAAGGAGCAGGTGGAGGCCAAGGAACAACAgtgatttactttcttttcttttcttttttttttttttttgagatggagttttgctcttgttacccaggctggagtgcaatggcgcgatctcgactcactgcaacctccgcctcctgggttcaggcaattctcctgcctcagcctcctgagtagctgggattacaggcacggagATGgggctctttcgcccaggctacagtgcactGGCGctatctaggcttactgcaacctccgctttccgggttccagcgattcttctgcctcaacctgccaagtagctggcattacaagcacgcgccaccacgcccggctcatttttgtatttttaggataaacagggtttcaccaggattggccaggctggtctcgaacccctgacctctggatccgcccgccttggcttcccaaactactgggattacaagtgagccaccgcgcccaacccaGATATTTTCTTGGCCATTTTCTTAACAACGGAGGCCAAAGGAAGCATGGTGGGTTATTTTTGGAAGGAagttgcactgagcagagatgcAGCTCAGCAAACAAATCACTGCAGCAATTTAGGAGCTTTTTGACAacgcgatttttttttttttttccccgaagacgaagcctcgctctgttgccaagctggagcgcagtgacatgatctcggttcactgtaacctccgcatGCCAAGTtaaagagattatcctgcctcagcctcttgagtacctgggagtacaggtccgcgccaccacgcccagctaatgtttgtatttttagtagagatggggtttcaccttgttggtcaggatggtctgggtctcctgacctcttgatccacctgcctcggcctcccaaagtgctgggattacaggcgtgagccaccaagcccggcagAAATTTTTGCCAAAGACCTAGAAATGTTTGCAAGACATGCGAAAAGAACCACCATTAACACTGAAGATATGAAGCTTTTGCCCGGGAGGAATAATGTACCGCTAAAACACATCATAGACAAAAGTGAAGAGCTTGTTCAGATTAATGAAGAACGAAAGTCACcgaagaaaaagaagatggaaaCAAAAACGCAGAGGCAGAGGGAAGTGAAGAATTAAACTCTCTCCCACTGCTTGGAAGATGCAGCTTTCGGTAGGTAGAGATACCTCGTATGTGTATGGGCGCAAAGGGAATTTTGAAGGGatagaggtttaaaaaaaaaggctagatggctttttgtgctgttttccaAGGGTTAAACTGCAAACGCTAGTTTTAAGGGAACTGGACCCTCGAGCAAAATGCACCGATGTCTCACCCCAGCACACACAAATGCTGTGCAGTTGAATGGTATACTGGAGGCAGTATCTACTGGAATTAATAAAATTGTGTGAGCAacttgaaagacaaaaaaaaaaaaaaaaaaaaaaaaattcatctttcaGAGTGTATTTCCTTATGTGTCAAACTGGACTGTTTCTACCTGTCGCCAGCTCCCGGGGATGCTGCTACAATCACGCGGAACAGCGGGCTCATTTGCTCTACAAACGGCGACGGCAGGCGCAGACCCGTCCCGCAGACCCAGGCCACCGACGCCAGCCACCGGGGGACCACCCGGAACAGGCGAACTCTGGGATGCCCAACCGCGCACGCGCCAGGCGTCCTGAGGGAAGGCGGGGCCGGGTGGAGCCCGCGCCAAGGTGGCGAGCCGCCGCAGACCCGGCCACCGGGAGCCACCGCTCTGGGGCGAGGCCGGAAGTCCCAGCCCACTTCGCGGGCAGCCCTCGCCAGGCTGACTGGAACGCGACCTTGTTTTGGCGTTGCTAGGAGACGCGGCTCCCGCGCGCCCCCCACTGGCCGGCGCTGGGGCGGCGCACTGGCGGGGGGCGGGACCTGTGGCGTGGAGCTGCCGGGCGAGCACCGTTAGGGCAGCCTGGCGCGCGGCGCCCGCCCGGCGCCCAGTCCTCCGCCACCGCCCACGCCTCCCTGGTGCCAGCCAACAGGTATCAGCGCACCTCCCCAGCGGCTGAGAGAGACGCTgagtgaagaggagggaaggaCGGTTAGTCAGGTGAGCCGCGGCGGGGTGGGCGGCCAAGGGCGACCACGCCCTGCCGAGGGAGAAGAGCCGGCCGCGTGCGGAGGGGCGGGGTGAGGGGATCCCGCTCGGGGGAGGGTGGGCTTACCCGGCGGGCGCGCCGGGTCGGATCTCTTGCGCCTCAGGGACCCACACAACCGGCACCGTCGGGCCGGCGGACAAAGGGTTAACGCGTTGGCGATGACTGCGGGCCCCGGATGTGAGAGCTCGGCTTGGCGCCCTGGCCACGCTGCAGGTGCGCCGGGCCGGGTGGAGCCGGCAGGCTGGCGGCGACCTGACCGCTCGAGGCTCCCATTCCCCTGCAGAGGCCGCTCGGCTCCCTCCGAGAACGCCGCCTCTTCTAACTTAAGGGCAACAGGTGGTGCCGGTGAACCAAGAAAGCGCCCAGTTCCTCTGCGCTGGGAGCGGCAGTTACCCTCACCAATTAGGGAGCGGGGGCGGGAGTTGCATGGCTGCTCTGATGCAGGTGACCAATGGGATTTGGAATTATGGGTGGACCGGGAGGAGTGGGCGTGGTCGGAGTCTGAGTCCAGGGTTTCTAGTGCCGCTACTGCCAGAGCTGCTTGGAGAGCTGAGCTGGAAGGACGTGGGGTGCTTCGCCCTGCGTAGAAACGCCTGCCCATGCGTTCCCATTTGGACCCAGACTCCATATCGGGAGGTGAGAACGTTATTTTTAAAGGGGTGGGAGATGATAGTGATTTTGCAGTGCTGTTAAGCCTGTCGAATTAGATTCCCAAGATAGGACCTGTGAGTTTTCTGCCAAACAGGCACTTGGTGGTTACCGCGACTTAGACCAGATACTGGTGACTGGGTTCTTTCCAGAATGAGGTCTTTGAGGTTTGGGGACCCAGGAGAATAGCGTACATATTGCTGCAATTTAAGTAAACCAAATAATTTCAGTCACTGTTATTCCATCATTTGTCTTGGATTGTATGCATTTTCATACACGTTTCATCGCTTCTGGTTTGTTTAGCAAAGCAAGTTGTAAGTTATTCGTGTTATTTTAGCAAAATAGAATAAACCTGTTTACTGTATTGTTTCAGAAGAATAACTtatcccttcttccctctcccagtAGTCTTATAGCTGGATCCCCTACGAAGACAAGTTCTAAATCAAGAAGAGGAAAGCGTTTCAATTTGGGACATTTATTCACAGCTGGAAATGGGGAATGGGCTGTCAGACCAGACTTCTATCCTGTCCAGCCTGCCTTCATTTCAGTCCTTCCACATTGTTATTCTGGGTTTGGACTGTGCCGGAAAAACAACTGTCTTATACAGGCTGCAGTTCAATGAATTTGTAAATACTGTACCTACCAAAGGATTTAACACTGAGAAAATTAAGGTAACCTTGGGAAATTCTAAAACAGTCACTTTTCACTTCTGGGATGTAGGTGGTCAGGAGAAATTAAGGCCACTGTGGAAATCATATACCAGATGCACAGATGGCATTGTATTTGTTGTGGACTCTGTTGATGTCGAAAGGATGGAAGAAGCCAAAACTGAACTTCACAAAATAACTAGGATATCAGAAAATCAAGGAGTTCCTGTACTTATAGTTGCCAACAAACAAGACTTGAGGAACTCATTGTCTCTTTCAGAAATTGAGAAATTGTTAGCAATGGGTGAACTGAGCTCATCAACTCCTTGGCATTTGCAGCCTACCTGTGCAATCATAGGAGATGGCCTAAAGGAAGGACTTGAGAAACTACATGATATgataattaaaagaagaaaaatgttgcgacaacagaaaaagaaaagatgaatatttaTACCTATTATATCTGTGTGGAGTAGGTTTTCTCTGGTCTGATTTTGACAAATAGAAGAGTGTCTACAGCCTGGTTTGCCTGTCTGCCCTCCTGGATGCTATTAAAGCTTTGTTTTGTTGAACAATCAGATGCCCAACTCTGTTGCCTTGTGGAAGATGAGTAAATGCAGTGCTTCTTAAAGTGGTCTCTTCTCCCTACCCCACAATTCTTTTGGTACTACCATTTGGGGAAGCCAAGCAAGGATAGTAAATTGACCAGATCACAGTTGTGGAAATTTGACCTGAAGTTagtgaaataaaactttaaagagCGTCTACCTAGTGTTTTTTGCTTATATCTTTTGGGGGGAAGCCTTTGCAAGAAAATTGCATACAAGGCTTTGTAACGATAAAGTGCTAATTGATGGAAATGTTAAGGTAGATTACCATATATGCAGTTACATTGATCACATTGGTCCACCAGTCCTTTTTTGAAGTAAGAGACAAGGAGTAAGTATTTGCTTTTTTAAGTTTTGGCCAAATGATTTTTTGACACTTTCTGGAATCAAATAATTTAATGGTATAGTTTAATTCTAGACAATGTTTAAGTTGATCtgcctttaataaaaataagatatttgggGTATATTCAAGTGCATGGATTAGTTTTCCTGATAAAGCATGTTTTGGTGTGTATTCTTACTTTTTAGAAATAGCTATGCATTGTTCTACACAGGTTTAAAACAACTTCTTCGGGGATTTAGGGCTATTGCAGAAATAGTTTGTTGTCAGAAGCACTTTTCACTTGAAGAACCTAAAATAATTTACTTGACTCATTCATAGTAAATATGGGCATGTAACCTAATATGCACTGGATACATATATGGATTTTTGAAGAAGGCAATTGATTTAGTCAAGAGGATGTAATTACAATATGTGGTCTCTAAAATATTCCAGTTAtgagatattttattaatatttgctggctgaaaaatgtggtttttatatatttttgtagtgtGTTGGGAAGAGCAAAAGCTTTATAAATGTACCTGATGCGCTGTagaatgaaaatgtgaaagagaTCCTGTATGTGTTCTGagctttaattttttgtttacaaATTGAACGGTGTTACATGGGCTGTCCAGTCCTGATTATAGAGAGGAAGAAATGTTAACAGTATGACAGATAAGAATTATCATGATAAAAAATGAATGGTAAAATAACAAACCTGTTATATGAAAATTCACTAGTGCTGTTTACATTGGAATGAAAAAACTCTGTAAGGAGGAAGGACCTTTTATCTAATTCTTACCTACAGGCAGAGACTTATATCCAGTGATCATATACTACTaaatcagcttattttttgtCTGAAGCTAACAGCTGTTGGTTCTGAAACTCACCAAAAGAAATGCACTTTGCTAGCAGGATTGGTTTTGgctttggttgtttttgttgttgttgttgttttttagtggCATAACTGAGTTTTTGGAACCTTGATTCTTGTGTCACACAAAATGAAGTAGCTTCATGTGGAGCCTTCGTATGTTAAATATTCCTGCAATAGTGATGGTCACTTAGAATGTTTATAGAAATGTGGATAATAACTACCAATAACTACTTGAAGCACTAGGAGAACAGTATTTGACTTTGAATTTTGATGTATTTCCACTTTTGCTGAAGCTTTTAATTAGATGTGTAAAAACAACTGGCCAGCTAGGCTGTTTAGTCCTATAGTAGTTTAGATCTGCTTAGATGTGAGAGGCATTGAAggctgcttgattttttttttcttctttcactgaTACTGAAATCATGGTATCTGCTGCAAACATGAGTAGATCCATGATGGATTAATAAAgcttgctgaaaaaaaaaatctgtgtatcaATTAGATTTTTCAGTCTCCTTGTACTTTGTGTCTACCTACTATATAAAATAGTAACTTTTTTAACTATTTCAAATGTTTGCGTGTTGACCCTTTGTGACCTaagaacttaagcaaattaatgTTATCTaagtttttcatatttaatgaacaaaagagaaaatagcatGAACACTGTACAAAGTCTGATTTATAAAAGACAATTCAGCTATAAAACTCATCATAAGATTTTCCAGATTGCTAAGTTCAAGTTCCTTCCCACCTATTCCATTTATTGACACCATAGTGTAATGAGTCTTTAAATCCTGAAGAGTTTAGACTGTGCTCCTATATCTGGTTTTTATTATGGCACACCTTTTcctaatgcatatttttaaaatattttcttgtattttaagttACTGGgtttaatacaaaatattaatcaAGAACTGCTCAACTGAATCCAAATTATTATCAAAGAACAaagttcaataaaaataaaatatttttatacttaaagatatttaattttaaaaatgtgcagaaaTCTTAAAATGGTTTATAAATAGTATTCTTAAAGCATCAGAAGTATACTAAGACTTATGGAAAAATTATTGggagacaaaaatataaagttttaaatatatgtatatatgggaaGAATTACTAAATGAATGATGGTTTATGAACAGAGGGAAAGGCATAGACTTAGTTtgtacaagctttttttttttttttttttttttttgagacagagtcttgctctcttgctcaggctttagtgcagtggcacgacctcggctcactgcaacctctgtctcctgtgttcacgtgattctcctgtcttagcttcccaatcatctgagattacaagtgcaccaccacaccctgctaatttttgtatttttagtagagatggggttttgccatgttggccaggctgatctcgaactcctaacctcaggtggtccacctgcttcagcctcccaaagtgctgggattacaggtgtgagccaccacacccagcctgtacaAGGCATTTGACACAAGGATTGTTccattaattattcattgtgACCTTGAAGGAACTCTGGTATTTCGAGGTTCCATTTAGTATAATAATTTCCTCTGTAATGTAAACAATGATTTCATCAACAAtaataaagatgcaaaaaaaagTGTTATCAAACTTTAGATGATATTAAACACCGTTCAGCTGATGCAATTAAGAATCTTGGGTATAGCATCAAGTTGGAATTTTACCTTTGGAGCTGGAATTTTACCTTTAAGGTTTAAATTTGGCAGAACATTCTGGAAATGGATCCTGGTGATATGCAATACTGTAGTGTTTAAGCCTTAATATGAACCAATATAAGGTGCCAATGTAAAGTAATAATGTTAACATGAAAATCTATGAAGATCAGAAGTAATAATCTCAATAAACCACAGCCAGAGTATGTATCCAGTTCTGTgcatgaatattaaaaatatagtaatacCTGTATAGGAAGGTAGTTTAGGAGGATGTTAAACGTACTGGCTGAAAAcatgagctttggagtcagatcAGTGTTCAAGTCCTGGTGCTTCCATTATTACACATGTGACATTTTAGCAAATTCCTTGAAACTTATGATGAGAATGCCCTCCTGGGTAAATGAAGACTGTCTCATAGAATTTTGAGAGGgttgaaataacatttattaactgTTTCACATATTGCCAAGCGTTTGGTAAAAATTGACCTATTGTTAACCAGTAGGAATCAATATGTTTATTACTTCACCTGGGGCAATTTACTTgcagccttagtttcttcatttgtaaactgAGGATTATATCTACCATTGGGGTATAActgattaaaatgattaaatcaagcaaTGATATTTAGTGGAGTAACTGACACTTTATTAAGCGTTCAATGAATAGTTATTAATAGCCAGAATATGTTATGATCaatctatttaaagaaaatacttgttgatcaggtgtggtggttcacaccgacaatcccagcactttgggaggctgaggtgggtggatcacagagtcaggagtctgagaccagcctggccaatatggtgaaaccctgtctcttctaaaagtacaaaaattaggtgggtgtggtggtgggtgcctatagtcccagcaacttgggaggttgaggccgaggttgaacccgcgaggcagaggttgcagtgagccaagatcgtgccactgcactccagcctggacaacagagcaagactccatctcaaaaaaaaaaaaaaaaagaaaatacttgtttTGGCGGGTGGGCATGGGGTGGAGGATATAACATGGTGAACTCATACATATCACAAAATGGCAACTTGGTGGAACTTGGTGAAACTCTAAATTTCCTTGAAATATGGATTATTTCCTTAGGTTTCTAAACTACCAATTTATTGTAACACAATATTACCTTTTTCTATAAGagacaaaatttaatttaaaatcatggttattttttagtatagacataACATCAAAATACAATACCTCACTTTCAgacattaaaaatttgaaattgtcTGTATACATTGTGGTTCCTCAAAATGCCTCAAGATTGTTATCAGTAATTCACAAATTTTATCTAATGATAGGAATCTGTATGCTGACATTTAATGGAAACTTGCAG encodes the following:
- the ARL4A gene encoding ADP-ribosylation factor-like protein 4A — its product is MGNGLSDQTSILSSLPSFQSFHIVILGLDCAGKTTVLYRLQFNEFVNTVPTKGFNTEKIKVTLGNSKTVTFHFWDVGGQEKLRPLWKSYTRCTDGIVFVVDSVDVERMEEAKTELHKITRISENQGVPVLIVANKQDLRNSLSLSEIEKLLAMGELSSSTPWHLQPTCAIIGDGLKEGLEKLHDMIIKRRKMLRQQKKKR